One Solibacillus isronensis genomic window carries:
- the hutU gene encoding urocanate hydratase produces the protein MVYKTNIRAPRGSELSCKGWTQEAAMRMLMNNLDPEVAENPDELVVYGGIGKAARDWESYEKLIATLKELENDETMIVQSGKPVAVFRTHENAPRVLIANSNLVPGWANWDHFYELEERNLMMYGQMTAGSWIYIGAQGILQGTYLSFVEAGKKKFGTADLRGKWILTGGMGGMSGAQPLAGKMAGAVILVVEVDRARIERKINEGYCDYLVETVDEAIELVNKLTAAKEPASIGLVGNCADINRELLNRGMIPDFVTDQTSAHDPINGYIPNGMTLEEALQLRKKDVKTYERRAKETMAEHVRTMLEFQQAGAETFDYGNNIRAYAKEMGVENAFDFPGFVPAYIRPLFCEGKGPFRWAALSGDPEDIYKTDALAKEMFAEDTALVNWIDMAQKMVKWQGLPARICWLGYGDRHRFALRVNEMVANGELKAPIVFGRDHLDSGSVASPNRETEGMQDGSDAVSDWPLLNALVNTAGGASWVSIHHGGGVGMGYSQHAGQVLVADGTKLAAEKINRVLISDPGMGVVRHADAGYDIAVRTAKEKGINMPMLKG, from the coding sequence ATGGTATATAAAACAAACATCCGTGCACCACGTGGTTCTGAGCTTTCATGTAAAGGGTGGACACAGGAAGCGGCAATGCGCATGCTGATGAACAATCTGGATCCGGAAGTAGCGGAAAATCCGGATGAGCTGGTTGTATATGGCGGTATCGGGAAAGCGGCACGTGACTGGGAAAGCTACGAAAAACTTATTGCAACATTAAAAGAACTGGAAAATGACGAAACGATGATTGTGCAGTCCGGAAAACCGGTTGCAGTATTCAGAACACATGAAAATGCACCGCGCGTACTGATCGCCAACTCGAATCTAGTGCCTGGATGGGCGAACTGGGACCATTTCTATGAACTGGAAGAACGCAATTTAATGATGTACGGGCAAATGACGGCAGGCTCATGGATCTATATCGGGGCACAAGGTATTTTGCAAGGAACATATTTAAGTTTTGTGGAAGCAGGGAAAAAGAAGTTTGGCACAGCCGACCTTCGTGGTAAGTGGATATTAACTGGTGGTATGGGCGGTATGAGTGGTGCCCAGCCATTAGCCGGAAAAATGGCGGGAGCGGTCATTTTAGTTGTTGAAGTGGACCGTGCACGAATCGAACGCAAAATAAATGAAGGCTACTGTGATTACCTTGTCGAAACAGTAGATGAGGCGATTGAACTTGTAAATAAGTTAACAGCAGCTAAAGAACCTGCGTCAATTGGTTTAGTAGGAAACTGTGCGGACATTAACCGTGAGCTGTTAAACCGCGGCATGATCCCGGATTTCGTGACAGACCAGACATCTGCCCACGACCCGATTAACGGCTATATTCCAAACGGGATGACATTGGAGGAAGCACTTCAACTGCGTAAAAAAGATGTAAAAACATATGAGCGCCGTGCGAAGGAAACGATGGCAGAGCATGTACGAACAATGCTTGAATTCCAGCAGGCTGGTGCGGAAACATTCGACTACGGAAACAATATCCGTGCGTATGCAAAGGAAATGGGTGTAGAAAATGCTTTTGACTTCCCTGGGTTTGTACCTGCCTATATCCGCCCGCTGTTCTGTGAAGGAAAAGGGCCATTCCGCTGGGCAGCACTTTCAGGCGACCCGGAGGATATTTACAAAACAGATGCTTTGGCGAAGGAAATGTTTGCTGAAGACACAGCATTAGTAAACTGGATTGACATGGCACAGAAAATGGTGAAATGGCAAGGCTTACCTGCCCGTATTTGCTGGTTAGGTTATGGTGACCGCCACCGCTTTGCCCTAAGAGTGAACGAGATGGTCGCAAATGGAGAATTGAAAGCACCGATTGTATTCGGCCGGGATCATTTGGACTCCGGATCAGTCGCTTCACCAAACCGTGAAACGGAAGGGATGCAGGACGGATCGGATGCTGTATCAGACTGGCCATTATTAAATGCGCTCGTAAATACGGCAGGAGGTGCAAGCTGGGTGAGCATTCATCATGGCGGCGGTGTAGGAATGGGTTATTCGCAACATGCCGGCCAAGTACTTGTAGCTGACGGCACAAAGCTGGCAGCAGAAA
- a CDS encoding YjiH family protein: MTKYQEEQELPKVAQFEVSIFMKMVFCSLIGIFSFFITFEWNGKTSILIDHMVSAFTTFTPTLVNGYVLVLLVLGAFYPFVTKKWNTSKVNMVLSIFKLGGLVAGVMLIFGFGPAWLFNPDIGPFLLEKLIKPVGLVIPIGSVFLALLVCYGLLEFIGVLMQPVMKPIFKTPGRSAVDAVASFVGSYSVGLILTNRVYKEGKYTARESAIIATGFSTVSATFMVVVAKTLDLMEYWNLFFWVTLVVTFVVTAITARIYPLNKIKDEYYEGSTPQPEKIVKTDRLKVAWAEAVEATKTNPSLPRNLYIHLKDGFIMAMGVIPSILSIGLLGMVLAIYTPLFDWLAYIFAPFTYLLQIPDPMLTAKALSLSIAEMFLPAMIVTEAVLVTKFIVAVISISAILFFSAVIPVILSTDIPLSIRQMLIIWFERVVLTLIIVTPIAFILF; this comes from the coding sequence ATGACAAAGTACCAGGAGGAACAGGAACTGCCGAAAGTGGCACAATTTGAAGTTAGCATTTTCATGAAAATGGTGTTTTGCAGTTTAATCGGGATTTTTAGTTTTTTTATCACATTCGAATGGAATGGAAAAACATCGATTTTAATCGACCATATGGTAAGTGCATTCACGACATTCACACCAACGTTAGTAAACGGGTATGTGTTGGTTCTTTTAGTACTTGGAGCATTTTATCCATTTGTCACGAAAAAGTGGAATACCTCAAAAGTAAACATGGTGCTATCAATTTTTAAATTGGGCGGACTGGTTGCCGGGGTAATGCTTATTTTTGGATTTGGTCCGGCATGGTTATTTAATCCGGATATCGGTCCGTTTTTATTAGAAAAACTTATTAAGCCGGTAGGACTCGTCATTCCAATCGGATCGGTTTTCTTAGCACTGCTCGTTTGCTATGGCTTACTTGAATTTATAGGGGTACTCATGCAGCCGGTAATGAAACCGATTTTCAAAACGCCTGGCCGTTCAGCAGTTGATGCGGTAGCTTCATTTGTTGGCAGCTATTCGGTTGGCTTAATATTGACGAACCGTGTTTATAAAGAAGGAAAATATACAGCGAGAGAATCAGCCATCATTGCTACAGGCTTTTCTACAGTTTCAGCTACTTTCATGGTAGTCGTTGCGAAAACATTGGATTTAATGGAATACTGGAACTTATTTTTCTGGGTGACATTAGTTGTGACATTCGTCGTTACAGCAATTACAGCCCGAATTTATCCGTTAAATAAAATTAAAGATGAATATTATGAAGGTTCAACACCTCAGCCTGAAAAGATCGTAAAAACTGATCGTTTAAAAGTAGCCTGGGCAGAAGCGGTTGAAGCAACAAAGACCAACCCGTCTTTACCTAGAAACTTATACATTCATTTAAAAGACGGATTTATTATGGCGATGGGGGTCATACCTTCCATTTTATCCATTGGACTATTAGGGATGGTGTTGGCAATTTATACACCGCTGTTTGACTGGTTGGCATACATCTTCGCGCCATTTACGTATTTACTGCAAATTCCGGATCCGATGCTGACAGCTAAAGCGTTGTCATTATCAATTGCGGAAATGTTCTTACCGGCAATGATTGTAACAGAAGCAGTTCTAGTAACGAAGTTTATCGTAGCAGTTATTTCGATTTCAGCTATTTTATTCTTCTCTGCTGTCATTCCGGTAATTTTATCGACAGACATCCCGTTATCAATTCGCCAAATGCTCATTATTTGGTTTGAACGAGTTGTCTTAACACTCATTATCGTTACGCCAATAGCATTTATCTTATTCTAA
- a CDS encoding response regulator transcription factor: MKILIVERDFEEIAGIEWYLKNYFMREIEVIGVIDGSRIIEAFEETQPELLLIEMELVSPSIEQFIQKQAIPVIGITAEPIFQQAMKAIRLKAIDLFVKPIPLEQLKSALLKIPSTKSAATSSSTIPVETQLYSDLYLNKPGNFSLDGKSFFLIECADYEHNFMLYEWLIELPIFQNLIALPLQNRVICIVDIDVFTNLFRQLRIMSQEWEKFSGESLNIAVYDGKETTLLTMYQACKKTLAQRFYKGYSHIFKSSQTLHVTRLDPLLTPEEQQLWITSLENGDLKAIKTFLYTLTKGSTYYHQDDVRIHLTSILAQIRRFMMKYHLQQQAKMEQQYRALFHFILEHPILYAIVQEFILFTQRLIDARKNLQQQQIADYTELAVEIIERDYNNAELTLQHAANELNISTNYLSNVFSKKRGIPFRKYLQQYRVQQAEKLLIETSLGIGAIAEMVGFTDGNYFTKVFREYYQLTPYRYRLQVRKTAGNSV, from the coding sequence TTGAAAATCTTAATTGTTGAGCGGGATTTTGAAGAAATTGCAGGAATTGAGTGGTATTTAAAAAATTATTTTATGCGGGAAATTGAAGTAATTGGCGTAATAGATGGCAGTAGAATAATTGAAGCTTTTGAAGAAACTCAGCCCGAATTACTTCTTATTGAAATGGAACTTGTTTCTCCTTCTATAGAGCAGTTTATACAAAAGCAGGCGATCCCCGTTATCGGCATTACAGCGGAGCCTATTTTTCAGCAAGCTATGAAAGCAATACGCTTAAAAGCAATCGATCTTTTTGTGAAGCCCATACCTTTGGAGCAATTAAAGTCTGCTTTGCTGAAAATCCCTTCGACTAAATCGGCAGCAACGTCAAGCAGTACTATTCCAGTCGAGACCCAATTATATTCGGATTTGTATTTAAATAAGCCAGGAAATTTCTCATTGGATGGAAAGTCCTTCTTTTTAATCGAGTGTGCAGATTACGAGCATAATTTTATGCTGTATGAGTGGCTCATTGAACTGCCTATTTTTCAAAACCTTATTGCCCTGCCGCTGCAAAACCGGGTGATTTGTATTGTTGATATCGATGTTTTTACCAATCTATTCAGACAGCTTCGAATCATGAGCCAGGAATGGGAGAAATTCAGTGGGGAATCGCTGAATATTGCTGTCTATGACGGTAAGGAGACAACATTGCTTACTATGTATCAAGCATGTAAAAAGACTTTGGCTCAGCGCTTTTATAAAGGGTATTCCCATATTTTTAAAAGCTCGCAAACACTTCATGTGACAAGACTTGATCCGCTTTTAACTCCAGAGGAACAGCAGCTTTGGATCACGAGCCTTGAAAACGGTGATTTAAAAGCGATTAAAACTTTTTTATATACGCTAACAAAAGGTTCTACCTATTACCATCAGGATGATGTGCGTATTCATTTGACAAGTATTTTAGCGCAAATCCGCCGATTTATGATGAAGTATCATCTGCAGCAGCAAGCTAAAATGGAACAGCAATACCGCGCACTGTTCCATTTTATTTTAGAGCATCCGATTTTATATGCGATTGTACAGGAATTTATTTTATTTACACAACGCTTGATCGATGCGAGGAAAAATTTGCAGCAACAGCAAATTGCCGATTATACGGAGTTGGCTGTTGAAATAATTGAGCGCGACTATAACAATGCTGAGCTGACATTACAGCATGCGGCGAATGAATTAAATATAAGCACCAATTATTTGAGCAATGTATTTTCAAAAAAACGTGGCATTCCGTTCCGGAAATATTTGCAGCAGTATCGCGTACAACAAGCCGAAAAGTTATTAATAGAAACGAGTTTGGGCATCGGAGCAATCGCGGAAATGGTCGGCTTTACGGACGGCAATTACTTCACTAAAGTATTTCGGGAATACTATCAGTTAACCCCTTACCGCTATCGTTTGCAGGTGAGGAAGACAGCCGGGAATTCTGTTTAG
- a CDS encoding SLC13 family permease has product MIMQLTLTFIILAVTIILFTTNRLRADLVAVMALLSFVILNILTPAEALAGFSNSVVIMIAGLFVVGAGILRTGLAGMAGNLLLKWSGDNELRLFVLLLVIVAIVGAFMSNTGTVALMLPIVVSIAISIKVSPSKFLMPLSYIASMSGLMTLIASPTNLIASQTLVDHGFEKLGFFTITPIGIIATITVIIYLVLVRNVLLPNEENRSQSSAGYKLSPKKIAKEYDLHDKLFRVVVSEHSTIIEQKLADLKLPATYHIYIMKIKRGAAQEGINLRPMTYQELAGPTSVIHVGDELYVQGLADDVARFAHDYKLTVQPFEDHAKELVTKKIGVAEVLLTPQSRLIKETVSKIGFREKYNLNILGINRKGDYLLKDMADQKLRFGDAILVQGTWDEIELLSRETQDVVVVGQPRELAGAIAANGKAPIAGIIMLLMIGLMVFEVFDAVIAVLIGAVLMIITGCLRNMDDAYSKMNFESIVLVAAMLPMATALEKTGGMTILAEGIISVLGDFGPYGVLMGIYLLTVVFGQFVSNTATAVLFSPIAITAALAMDANPYTFMIGVATAASMAFATSIASPTNSLVLTAGGYKFMDFVKVGVPLQVIMFIIMMIAVPLLFPF; this is encoded by the coding sequence ATGATTATGCAACTTACATTAACTTTTATCATTTTGGCAGTTACGATTATCTTATTTACGACGAATCGATTGAGGGCAGATCTTGTTGCAGTAATGGCATTATTATCATTTGTAATATTAAATATTTTAACACCTGCAGAAGCGCTGGCAGGGTTCTCGAATTCTGTAGTCATTATGATAGCAGGGCTATTTGTTGTCGGGGCAGGTATTTTAAGAACAGGACTTGCTGGTATGGCAGGAAACCTTCTATTGAAATGGTCGGGGGATAATGAGCTGCGTCTCTTTGTTCTACTGCTTGTCATTGTCGCGATTGTCGGTGCGTTTATGAGCAATACAGGTACGGTTGCGTTAATGCTGCCGATTGTTGTTTCGATAGCAATCAGCATTAAAGTAAGCCCGTCCAAATTTTTAATGCCGTTATCCTACATTGCGAGCATGTCGGGATTGATGACGTTAATTGCATCTCCAACAAACTTGATCGCTTCCCAAACACTCGTTGATCATGGCTTCGAAAAGCTGGGATTTTTCACAATTACTCCAATCGGCATTATTGCGACGATTACTGTCATTATTTATTTAGTATTAGTACGCAATGTGCTGTTGCCGAATGAAGAAAACCGTTCGCAGTCAAGTGCGGGGTATAAGCTTTCTCCAAAGAAAATTGCTAAGGAATATGATTTGCATGATAAGCTGTTCCGCGTTGTCGTTAGCGAGCATTCGACAATCATAGAACAAAAGCTTGCTGATTTGAAGCTTCCGGCAACCTACCATATTTATATTATGAAAATAAAACGCGGTGCCGCGCAGGAAGGGATTAATTTACGGCCGATGACGTACCAGGAGCTGGCGGGTCCGACAAGTGTTATACATGTCGGCGATGAGCTGTATGTTCAAGGTTTGGCCGATGATGTAGCACGCTTTGCCCATGATTATAAGTTGACTGTTCAACCGTTTGAAGATCATGCGAAAGAGCTCGTTACGAAGAAAATTGGTGTAGCGGAAGTATTATTAACACCGCAATCACGTCTTATTAAGGAAACGGTCAGTAAAATCGGATTCCGTGAAAAATATAATTTGAACATTTTAGGAATCAACCGTAAAGGCGATTACTTACTGAAAGACATGGCAGATCAGAAGCTGCGTTTCGGTGATGCGATTTTAGTGCAGGGAACATGGGATGAAATCGAGCTGTTGTCCCGCGAAACGCAAGATGTTGTCGTAGTAGGGCAGCCTCGCGAGTTAGCAGGAGCAATTGCCGCAAACGGAAAGGCACCGATTGCCGGTATTATTATGCTGCTCATGATAGGACTTATGGTGTTTGAAGTGTTCGACGCCGTTATTGCTGTATTAATCGGGGCTGTTCTTATGATTATTACAGGCTGTTTGCGCAATATGGATGATGCCTACAGTAAAATGAACTTCGAAAGTATTGTGCTCGTAGCGGCAATGCTTCCGATGGCGACAGCGCTTGAGAAAACAGGGGGGATGACGATTCTCGCAGAAGGCATTATCAGTGTGCTCGGTGATTTCGGTCCATATGGTGTACTAATGGGGATTTATTTATTAACCGTTGTTTTCGGGCAATTTGTTAGTAATACGGCAACAGCGGTACTGTTTTCGCCGATTGCCATCACTGCAGCACTTGCTATGGATGCGAACCCGTATACATTTATGATCGGGGTAGCAACTGCTGCGAGTATGGCTTTTGCGACATCGATTGCATCTCCGACAAACTCCCTTGTATTAACAGCTGGTGGCTATAAATTTATGGATTTCGTCAAAGTCGGTGTTCCGTTACAGGTTATCATGTTTATTATCATGATGATTGCAGTACCGTTGCTGTTTCCGTTTTAA
- a CDS encoding catalase, with the protein MTNERLTTITGAPVVSNDDVQTAGRRGPILLQDVFLIEKLANFNREVIPERRMHAKGSGAFGTFTVTHDITKYSKAKIFSEVGKKTEMFARFSTVAGERGAADAERDIRGFALKFYTEEGNWDMVGNNTPVFFFRDPLHFPDLNHVVKRDPKTNMHNGNSNWDFWTSLPEALHQVTIVMSDRGIPNGYRKMHGFGSHTYSMINEAGERVYVKFHFRSQQGIENLTGAEAAEIIGKDRESSQRDLFESIEKGDFPKWKMYIQVMTEEQARNSKDNPFDLTKVWYKSEYPLIEVGEFELNRNPENYFADVEQAAFAPSNVVPGISFSPDRMLQARLFAYQDATRYRLGVNHHQIPVNTPKCPFMVYHRDGQGRADGNRGAAITYYPNSYGALQGQTQYKDPALALDGPADIYDFREDDNNYFEQPGKLFRLQTPEQQQRLFETTAAEMNGVEEFIKRRHILHCYLADPAYGEGVAKAMGLSLDGMDLSNPYANAVSMY; encoded by the coding sequence ATGACAAACGAACGTTTAACAACAATTACTGGTGCTCCAGTAGTATCAAACGACGATGTACAAACAGCTGGTCGTCGTGGTCCAATTTTATTACAAGACGTATTCCTAATTGAGAAATTAGCGAACTTTAACCGTGAAGTAATTCCTGAGCGTCGTATGCACGCAAAAGGTTCAGGTGCATTCGGTACATTTACTGTAACGCATGACATCACAAAATATTCAAAAGCAAAAATTTTCTCTGAAGTTGGTAAGAAAACAGAAATGTTCGCACGTTTCTCAACTGTAGCAGGTGAGCGCGGTGCGGCTGATGCAGAGCGTGATATTCGCGGTTTTGCATTAAAATTCTATACTGAAGAAGGTAACTGGGATATGGTTGGTAACAACACACCTGTATTCTTCTTCCGTGATCCATTACACTTCCCGGATTTAAACCACGTTGTTAAGCGTGATCCAAAAACAAACATGCACAACGGTAACTCAAACTGGGATTTCTGGACTTCACTACCTGAAGCATTACACCAAGTAACAATCGTAATGTCTGACCGTGGTATTCCAAACGGCTACCGCAAAATGCACGGTTTCGGTTCTCATACTTACTCAATGATCAACGAAGCTGGCGAACGCGTATACGTGAAATTCCACTTCCGTTCTCAACAAGGTATTGAAAACTTAACAGGTGCAGAAGCTGCTGAAATTATCGGTAAAGACCGTGAGTCTTCACAACGTGACCTATTCGAATCAATCGAAAAAGGCGATTTCCCGAAATGGAAAATGTACATCCAAGTGATGACTGAAGAGCAAGCTCGCAACTCTAAGGACAACCCATTCGACTTAACAAAAGTTTGGTACAAGTCTGAGTACCCACTAATTGAAGTTGGGGAATTCGAATTAAACCGTAACCCGGAAAACTACTTCGCTGATGTTGAGCAAGCTGCATTCGCTCCGTCAAACGTTGTACCTGGTATTTCATTCTCACCAGACCGTATGTTACAAGCTCGTTTATTCGCTTACCAAGATGCAACTCGTTACCGTTTAGGCGTTAACCACCACCAAATTCCTGTAAACACACCAAAATGCCCATTCATGGTATATCACCGTGATGGACAAGGCCGTGCTGACGGAAACCGTGGTGCAGCTATTACTTACTATCCAAATAGCTACGGTGCCCTACAAGGTCAGACACAATATAAAGATCCTGCATTAGCTCTTGATGGTCCAGCTGACATCTACGACTTCCGTGAAGATGACAACAACTACTTCGAGCAACCAGGTAAATTATTCCGTCTTCAAACACCGGAACAGCAACAACGTTTATTCGAAACAACTGCTGCTGAAATGAACGGTGTTGAAGAATTCATCAAACGTCGTCACATTTTACACTGCTACTTAGCTGATCCAGCATATGGTGAAGGTGTAGCGAAGGCAATGGGTCTTTCATTAGATGGTATGGACCTTTCAAACCCATACGCTAATGCGGTAAGTATGTACTAA